In the Flavisolibacter tropicus genome, one interval contains:
- a CDS encoding PAS domain-containing sensor histidine kinase, translating to MFYLLNVLRLYSECLLTFATAMNSRYSASNSYDQAHLPKFGQEQLEKLLHSLVDVVCTIDVQGNFRYVSEASLQLWGYTPEEMINTSFLTFLAPEDIEKTIQAADEIKSTYVITNFQNRYIHKDGSIIPVSWSVKWNEKDHLLYCVARDASEKTEANFRELKKNEKTEAQLAISEQKFKSLVQNGSDIIVIIDEAGTFKYVSENVRTILGFEPDMFLNKNAFDYIHANDKGDVFSELAKVIQNNPDAIGIAHRFLKSDGDWLWLESKGINHLNNSFVNGIVINSRDITDRMRLQKQLEDEQLKKQREITAAVIKAQEEERSQIGLELHDNVNQILTTVKLYNEMFLSGYREDRELLKKSNYFLQDCINEIRSISKRLSAPTLGNISLQDSIKEAVESINLTNRFKIQYQTYNLENANVNQDLHLAVYRIVQEALNNIIKYADAKEVIIDIKNHNRKLCISIIDDGKGFDLTKKPKGIGLTNMKTRADNLKGSFKIKTSKGNGCAIDVCFPM from the coding sequence ATGTTTTATTTATTAAATGTCTTACGGCTATATAGTGAGTGTTTACTGACTTTTGCCACCGCCATGAACAGCCGCTATTCTGCTTCCAATTCTTATGACCAGGCTCACCTGCCTAAATTTGGCCAAGAACAATTAGAAAAATTGCTGCATTCTCTTGTCGACGTGGTTTGCACCATTGACGTACAAGGAAATTTCAGATACGTGAGTGAAGCCAGCTTACAGCTTTGGGGGTATACGCCAGAGGAAATGATCAATACCTCTTTTTTAACCTTTCTGGCACCGGAAGACATTGAAAAGACCATACAGGCGGCAGATGAAATAAAAAGCACATACGTAATTACAAATTTTCAGAACCGGTATATACATAAAGACGGCTCTATTATTCCTGTATCCTGGTCAGTAAAATGGAATGAGAAAGATCATCTCTTATACTGTGTGGCCAGAGATGCTTCCGAGAAAACTGAAGCCAATTTCAGAGAATTAAAAAAAAACGAGAAAACTGAAGCACAGTTAGCTATTAGTGAGCAAAAGTTCAAATCATTGGTTCAAAATGGTTCGGATATTATTGTAATTATAGATGAAGCCGGCACCTTTAAGTATGTAAGCGAGAATGTAAGAACCATCCTTGGTTTTGAACCGGACATGTTTTTAAATAAAAATGCATTTGACTACATACATGCGAATGATAAAGGGGATGTGTTTTCTGAACTGGCCAAGGTCATTCAAAATAACCCTGATGCCATTGGCATTGCACATCGGTTTCTAAAAAGCGATGGCGATTGGTTATGGCTGGAATCGAAAGGCATTAATCATTTGAACAACTCGTTTGTTAATGGTATTGTTATTAATTCCAGGGATATAACAGATAGAATGCGTTTACAGAAACAACTGGAAGACGAGCAATTAAAAAAACAAAGAGAAATAACTGCAGCGGTAATAAAGGCGCAAGAAGAAGAGCGCTCGCAAATAGGTTTAGAACTTCATGACAATGTGAACCAGATTCTAACTACCGTAAAGCTGTATAATGAAATGTTCCTGAGTGGCTATAGAGAAGATAGGGAGCTACTTAAAAAGTCAAATTATTTCCTACAAGATTGCATCAACGAAATCAGAAGTATATCTAAACGCCTGTCTGCTCCAACATTAGGCAATATTAGTCTTCAAGACTCAATCAAAGAGGCAGTGGAGTCTATAAATCTTACCAACCGGTTTAAGATTCAATACCAGACCTACAATCTGGAAAATGCAAACGTGAACCAGGATCTTCATTTAGCTGTCTACCGTATTGTTCAGGAAGCTTTGAACAATATCATTAAATATGCTGATGCCAAGGAGGTTATTATTGATATCAAAAACCATAATCGTAAACTCTGTATCTCCATTATTGATGATGGCAAAGGCTTCGATCTCACTAAAAAGCCAAAAGGTATTGGATTGACAAATATGAAAACCCGGGCCGACAATTTAAAAGGCAGCTTTAAAATCAAGACTTCCAAGGGAAATGGATGCGCCATTGATGTTTGCTTCCCTATGTAA
- a CDS encoding family 16 glycosylhydrolase, which translates to MQRFFILAVFAFDLLACSKKGGNTDSEAINPEVSINDVVQAEGNSGTSDFVFSVSLDRPTSKTVTLSYSIVDGTALSPSDFEATSSQLLTFQPQETSKQIIVHVKGDAVRESDETFMVNLDQVTNATIVKSTATGTIQNDDAVGEFSKLVWSDEFNNGSLNLNDWMFETGDGCPGLCGWGNNELEYYTSRPENLFFHNGNLVIEARKEDYSGRSYTSAKIVTRGKKSFKFGRMDIRAKLPKGKGVWPAIWMLPQQNVYGVWPKSGEIDIMELVGHEPNKVYGTVHFGLGPSSTQYSRGYQLPTADFSTDFHVYSIIWDSNSIQWLVDGQVFSSFTKTDVGSATYPFNEEFYFIINLAIGGNWPGSPDATTVFPQQLVVDYIRVYQ; encoded by the coding sequence ATGCAACGGTTTTTCATTCTAGCGGTTTTTGCTTTTGACCTTCTTGCTTGCTCTAAAAAGGGTGGAAATACGGATAGCGAGGCAATCAATCCTGAAGTAAGCATAAATGATGTAGTGCAAGCAGAAGGAAACAGTGGTACATCTGACTTTGTATTTTCCGTTTCGCTTGATAGACCAACTTCTAAAACGGTAACACTTTCTTATAGTATCGTAGATGGAACCGCCTTAAGTCCATCTGATTTTGAAGCAACCTCAAGCCAGCTTCTCACCTTTCAGCCACAGGAGACCTCGAAACAAATTATTGTTCATGTGAAAGGTGATGCAGTTAGAGAAAGTGATGAAACGTTTATGGTCAACTTAGATCAAGTCACAAACGCCACCATTGTGAAATCTACGGCTACGGGTACTATTCAAAATGATGATGCAGTGGGGGAATTTTCTAAGTTGGTTTGGAGTGATGAATTTAACAATGGAAGTTTAAACTTAAATGACTGGATGTTTGAGACTGGGGATGGATGCCCAGGTCTTTGTGGTTGGGGTAACAACGAATTGGAGTATTACACCAGTCGCCCGGAGAACCTCTTTTTTCATAATGGAAACTTGGTCATTGAGGCACGAAAAGAAGATTATAGCGGTAGAAGCTATACTTCGGCCAAAATTGTTACCAGGGGAAAGAAGTCATTCAAATTTGGGCGTATGGACATACGGGCTAAGCTTCCCAAAGGCAAAGGTGTATGGCCAGCCATCTGGATGTTGCCGCAACAAAATGTATATGGCGTTTGGCCTAAGAGCGGCGAAATTGATATTATGGAATTGGTAGGACATGAGCCAAATAAAGTGTATGGCACTGTTCATTTTGGTCTAGGGCCTTCCAGTACCCAGTATAGCAGAGGTTATCAATTACCAACTGCCGATTTCAGTACAGACTTTCATGTGTACTCTATTATTTGGGATTCAAATAGTATTCAGTGGCTGGTAGATGGGCAAGTATTTAGCAGTTTTACAAAAACCGATGTGGGAAGTGCCACGTATCCATTCAATGAAGAGTTTTATTTTATTATCAACCTAGCCATAGGTGGTAACTGGCCGGGCAGTCCTGATGCTACTACTGTTTTCCCGCAGCAGTTAGTTGTTGACTACATCCGGGTCTACCAATAA
- a CDS encoding glycoside hydrolase family 16 protein, which yields MKLIKGLLTAIVLFTTIIAQGQFKKLVWADEFNYQGLPDNTRWSYDTGGHGWGNNELQYYTLVRPENARVENGNLVIEARKEDFKEAHFTSARLVSKNKGDWQYGRMEIKARLPKGRGVWPAIWMLPTNWSYGGWPQSGEIDIMENVGYLPDSVFGTVHTGAFNHAIGTQKTGGVIRTDLSEAFHVYAIEWTADKISFFVDDELYHVFVNNKNGSEAWPFDQKFHMLLNIAVGGNWGGKYGVDESIFPQRMEIDYVRIYQ from the coding sequence ATGAAATTGATAAAGGGGCTATTGACCGCAATAGTCCTTTTTACTACAATTATAGCACAAGGCCAGTTTAAGAAACTGGTTTGGGCCGACGAGTTTAATTATCAGGGCTTGCCGGATAACACCAGGTGGAGCTATGATACAGGCGGCCATGGTTGGGGAAACAATGAATTACAGTACTATACGCTTGTACGTCCGGAAAATGCGCGCGTTGAAAATGGAAACCTTGTAATTGAGGCACGTAAAGAAGATTTTAAGGAGGCACATTTTACATCAGCCCGTTTAGTGTCTAAGAATAAGGGCGACTGGCAGTATGGTAGAATGGAGATAAAAGCTAGGCTTCCCAAAGGAAGGGGTGTGTGGCCTGCCATATGGATGCTTCCAACGAACTGGTCATATGGTGGCTGGCCGCAAAGTGGTGAAATAGATATTATGGAGAACGTAGGTTATTTGCCCGATTCTGTTTTTGGTACTGTACATACAGGAGCTTTTAACCATGCCATTGGTACACAAAAAACGGGTGGCGTAATAAGAACCGATTTGTCAGAGGCGTTTCATGTTTATGCCATTGAGTGGACAGCTGACAAGATCAGTTTTTTTGTTGACGATGAATTGTATCATGTGTTTGTAAACAACAAGAATGGTAGTGAGGCCTGGCCCTTTGATCAGAAATTCCACATGCTGCTGAATATTGCTGTAGGTGGTAACTGGGGTGGTAAGTATGGTGTTGATGAATCTATATTTCCACAACGCATGGAAATAGATTATGTGCGTATCTATCAATAG
- a CDS encoding glycoside hydrolase family 3 C-terminal domain-containing protein, producing the protein MTRKHYALSILLILVFVTGGQAQMQTNASVEAKIEALIKQLTLEEKVKMIHASSSFTTGGVPRLGIPEMVTSDGPHGVRPEHGRDWNLDQNVYDSGTYLPVGVCLAATWNPKLGYSFGSVLGSEANFRGKDVILGPGINIIRSPLNGRNFEYQSEDPYLVSKMVVGYIKGVQDQGISACVKHYAANNQETRRFWVNVNMSERALREIYLPGFKAAVQEGDVNTLMGSYNKFRGQWATHNAYLMNQILKTEWGFKGLVMSDWNAVHNTMEAIWNGTDLEMGTDLGMLPNPNYGKFFLGDTVVTMVKAGQVPEYVIDEKVRRILRVMFKTNMIDGKRKKGEYNVKTHQQTAAQVAEEGIVLLKNENNILPFNKSKLKSIAVIGVNATRPQSMGGGSSQVKAFYEVTPLQGIQKLVGSGVNITYAPGYTITRGGTADQLSINKAAEAAKNADVAIVVGGWTHGYNYSVWSDNAYDAEDTDKPDMQMPFGQDELIKAVLAANSNTVVVLMGGGPIDMTQWVDQTKGILQAWYPGMEGGNALAKILFGQVNPSGKLPMTFPKKLEDAPAHKLGQYPGDSVNVYYYDDIYVGYRYYDTYKVDPQFAFGHGLSYTQFEYSNLKVQGTGKNVTVSFTIKNTGKLAGSEVAQVYVHQQKSLLPRPEKELKAFDKVMLQPGQQKTVTLTLKEDAFQYYNDMQHKWVLEPGTFDILVGGSSKELKLNGKVTL; encoded by the coding sequence ATGACTAGAAAACACTATGCACTTTCAATACTGCTAATACTGGTTTTTGTAACTGGTGGCCAGGCGCAAATGCAAACGAATGCTTCTGTCGAGGCTAAGATCGAGGCACTTATCAAACAACTGACCCTTGAGGAGAAAGTAAAAATGATCCATGCCAGTTCTTCTTTTACAACGGGTGGGGTGCCCCGTTTAGGGATTCCTGAAATGGTCACTTCAGATGGTCCTCACGGTGTGCGGCCAGAGCATGGTCGCGACTGGAACCTGGATCAGAATGTATATGACTCAGGTACCTATTTGCCTGTAGGTGTTTGCCTGGCAGCAACCTGGAATCCTAAGTTGGGCTATTCCTTTGGCTCTGTTCTGGGCAGTGAGGCCAACTTTAGAGGTAAGGATGTGATCTTGGGACCAGGCATTAATATCATTCGCTCTCCCTTGAACGGTAGAAACTTCGAGTATCAAAGTGAAGATCCTTACCTCGTCTCCAAAATGGTGGTGGGATATATTAAAGGAGTGCAGGATCAGGGCATTTCAGCCTGTGTAAAGCACTATGCTGCTAATAACCAGGAAACACGCCGTTTTTGGGTCAATGTGAATATGAGTGAACGGGCATTGCGTGAGATCTACTTGCCTGGTTTTAAAGCGGCTGTACAAGAGGGTGATGTAAATACCTTAATGGGCTCTTATAATAAGTTTCGCGGCCAATGGGCTACGCATAATGCCTATCTGATGAACCAGATCCTGAAAACCGAGTGGGGTTTTAAAGGGCTAGTAATGAGCGATTGGAACGCAGTGCATAATACAATGGAGGCCATTTGGAATGGTACAGACCTTGAAATGGGTACCGATTTAGGAATGTTGCCTAATCCTAATTATGGTAAGTTTTTCCTGGGCGATACAGTTGTGACAATGGTAAAGGCTGGCCAAGTACCCGAGTATGTGATTGATGAAAAAGTACGTCGCATCCTGCGGGTAATGTTTAAAACCAATATGATCGATGGCAAACGTAAAAAAGGAGAATATAATGTAAAGACGCACCAACAAACGGCGGCGCAAGTGGCCGAAGAAGGTATCGTGTTATTGAAAAATGAAAATAATATACTGCCTTTTAACAAGAGTAAGCTAAAGTCAATTGCCGTTATTGGCGTTAATGCTACACGTCCGCAATCAATGGGTGGCGGTAGCTCGCAGGTGAAGGCATTTTACGAGGTCACACCCTTGCAAGGAATTCAAAAATTAGTAGGTAGCGGTGTCAATATTACTTATGCTCCAGGCTATACCATTACACGAGGTGGTACTGCTGATCAATTGTCTATAAACAAAGCAGCTGAAGCAGCGAAGAATGCAGACGTGGCTATTGTTGTAGGTGGTTGGACACACGGCTATAACTATAGTGTATGGTCTGATAATGCTTATGATGCCGAGGACACCGATAAGCCAGATATGCAAATGCCCTTTGGTCAGGATGAATTGATCAAGGCTGTGTTGGCTGCTAATTCTAATACCGTGGTTGTATTAATGGGCGGCGGACCAATAGATATGACACAGTGGGTAGATCAGACAAAGGGAATACTGCAAGCCTGGTACCCAGGTATGGAAGGCGGCAATGCGCTGGCCAAGATCCTTTTTGGACAAGTGAATCCATCAGGAAAACTGCCGATGACTTTCCCGAAAAAGTTAGAAGATGCACCTGCGCATAAATTGGGGCAATATCCGGGCGATTCAGTGAATGTTTACTACTATGATGACATCTATGTTGGGTATCGCTATTACGATACCTATAAGGTAGATCCCCAGTTTGCTTTTGGTCACGGTCTCTCCTATACGCAATTTGAGTATAGCAATTTGAAAGTGCAGGGAACAGGTAAGAATGTTACAGTTTCGTTTACAATAAAAAATACGGGTAAGTTAGCCGGTTCGGAAGTGGCTCAGGTATATGTACACCAGCAAAAGTCTTTGTTGCCAAGACCAGAAAAAGAGTTGAAGGCTTTTGACAAAGTAATGTTACAGCCAGGGCAACAAAAAACGGTTACGCTAACATTAAAAGAAGATGCTTTTCAATACTATAATGATATGCAACACAAGTGGGTGTTGGAGCCTGGTACATTTGACATTTTAGTAGGCGGCTCTTCAAAAGAATTAAAACTGAATGGAAAAGTAACCCTCTGA
- a CDS encoding cellulase family glycosylhydrolase gives MYHFFFSIRLKGGVAFVAGLLFLFGIKPASSQSYLKVAGSQIVNASGQEVILRGIGLGGWLLQEPYMLQLAGVAAAQYDIERKIKDVIGEANTATFYNAWLANHCRKADIDSLAAWGFNSVRLPMHYNLFTLPVEAEPVAGQNTWLQKGFDLTDSLLSWCKANKIYLILDLHAAPGAQGNDIPIADRDTAKASLWQSDANQKKTIALWRKLAERYVNEEWIGGYDLLNETNYGFTNPADKNGCADSLNAPLKKLLNDITVAIRQIDQRHIIFVEGNCWANNYKGLLPFSDNNTVVSFHKYWNYNDLSSIQGFINIRQQYNTPIWLGESGENSNAWFTNAIQLLEENKIGWAWWPLKKLGSNNPLQVKLNPGYLQLLNYWKGEAPKPTVAEAFKGLMQLAEDVKVENTIYRKDVIDAMFRQVNSTETKPYHPNSITKAAILNVVDYDLGRSGYAYHDADSANYRVATGKNTAWNRGRMYRNDGVDIDTCNDSFSNGYCVSHTEVGEWLQYTINVSEAGMYDISFRTTAKDSAGKLQLQVGDKIIGDVKLPLTKDDQYWTTTTIRKVALIKGTNKLRVTILNGGFRFSSIQIQLLSKNKK, from the coding sequence GTGTATCACTTCTTTTTTTCGATTCGGCTAAAGGGTGGTGTTGCTTTTGTAGCTGGCCTTCTTTTCCTTTTTGGGATAAAGCCTGCCAGTAGCCAAAGTTATCTAAAGGTGGCGGGTAGCCAGATCGTAAACGCTAGCGGCCAAGAGGTTATTTTACGGGGTATTGGACTGGGGGGCTGGCTGCTGCAAGAGCCCTATATGTTGCAGTTGGCCGGTGTTGCCGCTGCTCAATATGACATTGAACGAAAAATAAAAGATGTGATTGGGGAAGCAAATACAGCAACGTTTTATAATGCTTGGTTGGCCAACCATTGTCGAAAGGCTGATATCGATTCATTAGCAGCCTGGGGATTTAACTCTGTACGCCTGCCTATGCATTATAACCTATTTACATTACCTGTTGAAGCCGAGCCGGTTGCTGGGCAAAACACATGGCTGCAAAAAGGCTTTGATCTGACAGATAGTTTACTAAGCTGGTGTAAGGCTAATAAAATTTACCTGATTCTGGACTTACATGCAGCGCCAGGCGCACAAGGAAATGATATTCCTATTGCTGATAGGGATACAGCAAAAGCTTCTTTGTGGCAAAGCGACGCTAATCAGAAAAAAACGATTGCATTGTGGCGAAAGCTGGCCGAACGTTATGTTAACGAAGAGTGGATCGGTGGCTATGATCTATTAAATGAAACCAATTATGGGTTTACGAACCCTGCCGATAAAAACGGATGTGCTGATTCACTCAATGCACCATTGAAAAAATTGTTGAATGATATAACTGTAGCTATCCGTCAGATAGATCAACGGCATATCATTTTTGTGGAAGGGAACTGTTGGGCCAATAATTATAAAGGGTTGTTGCCTTTTAGTGATAATAATACGGTGGTAAGTTTTCATAAATACTGGAACTACAATGATCTTTCTTCTATCCAGGGATTTATTAATATTCGACAGCAATACAATACGCCTATTTGGTTAGGAGAGTCAGGCGAGAACTCCAATGCCTGGTTTACGAATGCTATTCAGTTGTTAGAAGAAAATAAGATTGGCTGGGCCTGGTGGCCACTAAAGAAGCTGGGTTCAAATAATCCGTTGCAAGTAAAGTTAAATCCTGGCTATTTGCAATTACTCAACTATTGGAAAGGCGAAGCACCAAAGCCTACAGTTGCTGAAGCCTTTAAAGGTCTAATGCAACTAGCGGAAGATGTAAAGGTTGAAAATACGATTTATCGCAAAGACGTGATTGATGCCATGTTTCGGCAGGTTAATTCTACAGAGACCAAACCTTATCATCCCAATAGTATAACAAAGGCCGCCATACTAAACGTAGTAGATTATGATTTGGGTAGAAGTGGGTATGCCTATCACGATGCAGATTCCGCTAATTATCGTGTTGCCACGGGTAAGAATACAGCATGGAATAGAGGAAGAATGTATCGAAATGATGGTGTCGATATAGACACTTGTAATGATTCATTTAGTAATGGCTATTGTGTAAGCCATACAGAAGTAGGTGAGTGGTTGCAGTACACTATAAATGTTAGTGAAGCCGGCATGTATGATATAAGCTTTCGTACTACAGCAAAGGATAGCGCTGGTAAACTGCAACTGCAAGTTGGTGATAAAATTATTGGCGATGTAAAGCTTCCGCTTACTAAAGATGACCAATATTGGACAACCACTACTATTAGAAAAGTGGCATTAATAAAAGGGACGAACAAGCTACGCGTAACTATTCTAAATGGAGGTTTCCGCTTTAGTAGTATTCAAATACAACTTCTTTCAAAGAATAAAAAATAA
- a CDS encoding RagB/SusD family nutrient uptake outer membrane protein, protein MKTLIIKTSFVCLTALALTSGCKKFLDQEVVGAYPEQDFYKTDEDATQATTAVYDMMQAHYNTAWTSLYMVKTLLTDESNAGGNNSGDQPQYQALDDYNFDATNAGVRDVWRILYFTIYRANKVINSVKPETDLRKRLIAESKALRAYNYLELVSLWGDVPLVLADIPKGGFTTTKRAPKAEIYAQIEKDLNEAIAVLPLKSQYSAADKFRVSKGTAQAILGKALLYEGKWSDAATQFEAVITSAQYGLAPTIGSVFSKAGEFGIESLMEVSYTSGRNYDWGNFPWGAQPESNIHVQLMGPRGDFYTKAPADSLIAGWGFILPKKKMYDAFTAAGDANRRKATVMSEDELKAAGGKWTGAGIWDYEGYFQRKYGSFETQTGGPINELNYGTNWRLIRYADVLLMAAEAYNKAGNDGKALPYINMVRQRPGTALPALTGVAGTALFDAIVKERQLELAFEGVRFQDLVRWGKAAQELGPLGFKTGKHELLPIPDYDVKSGGLSQNNNY, encoded by the coding sequence ATGAAAACATTAATAATAAAGACATCATTTGTTTGTTTAACAGCACTGGCTTTAACCAGTGGATGTAAGAAGTTTTTAGATCAGGAAGTGGTAGGCGCTTATCCAGAACAGGATTTTTATAAAACGGATGAGGATGCTACACAAGCTACAACGGCTGTATATGATATGATGCAGGCGCATTATAATACGGCTTGGACCAGCTTGTATATGGTAAAAACACTGCTAACGGATGAAAGTAATGCTGGTGGTAATAACTCGGGCGACCAACCGCAATATCAGGCGTTAGATGATTATAATTTTGATGCTACCAATGCAGGTGTAAGAGATGTATGGCGTATTCTTTATTTTACAATTTACCGCGCTAACAAGGTCATTAACTCTGTGAAGCCAGAAACAGACTTGCGTAAGCGCTTGATTGCTGAATCAAAAGCGTTGCGTGCGTACAATTATCTGGAATTGGTTTCACTGTGGGGAGATGTTCCTTTAGTGTTGGCTGATATACCAAAAGGAGGATTCACAACTACCAAACGCGCGCCTAAGGCTGAAATATATGCGCAAATTGAGAAGGACCTGAACGAAGCAATTGCTGTATTGCCCTTAAAAAGCCAATACAGTGCTGCTGATAAATTCCGGGTTTCAAAAGGCACAGCCCAGGCCATTCTTGGTAAAGCATTATTGTATGAAGGCAAGTGGAGTGATGCTGCAACACAGTTTGAAGCTGTTATTACTTCAGCTCAATATGGTTTGGCACCAACAATAGGTTCTGTTTTCTCTAAAGCTGGTGAGTTTGGAATTGAATCATTAATGGAAGTTTCCTATACATCTGGCCGTAATTATGACTGGGGTAATTTCCCTTGGGGTGCTCAACCGGAAAGTAATATTCACGTCCAGCTAATGGGGCCCAGAGGTGACTTTTATACAAAGGCTCCTGCCGATTCATTAATAGCCGGATGGGGTTTTATCCTTCCAAAGAAAAAAATGTATGATGCCTTTACAGCTGCCGGAGATGCTAATAGAAGGAAGGCAACAGTAATGTCTGAAGATGAATTAAAGGCAGCAGGAGGCAAATGGACTGGTGCCGGTATCTGGGATTATGAAGGCTACTTCCAACGTAAATATGGTTCTTTCGAAACGCAAACCGGTGGTCCTATCAATGAGTTGAACTATGGCACCAACTGGCGCCTCATTCGCTACGCCGATGTACTGTTGATGGCTGCTGAAGCCTATAATAAAGCTGGTAACGATGGGAAGGCATTACCATACATAAATATGGTACGTCAGCGTCCAGGTACAGCTTTGCCGGCATTAACCGGTGTAGCAGGCACGGCTTTATTCGATGCTATTGTAAAAGAACGTCAATTAGAACTAGCCTTTGAAGGTGTTCGTTTCCAAGACTTGGTACGTTGGGGTAAAGCCGCTCAAGAGTTAGGACCATTAGGATTTAAAACCGGTAAGCATGAATTGTTGCCTATACCTGATTACGATGTAAAATCAGGAGGTCTTTCTCAAAATAATAATTATTAA